The Episyrphus balteatus chromosome 4, idEpiBalt1.1, whole genome shotgun sequence genome includes a window with the following:
- the LOC129919625 gene encoding MICOS complex subunit MIC27 encodes MFTKLVYGAAAPMLAAVAVKSAESPKPTSSTENDLAYYKCKPSELPVYAPLHSLNKPKPPAHPPKDSKVRETLESGVRAVRVEVTSAYKAVAQQKKNVEGIIATGVAHSQSTIDYLNEPDNTMPRVGAIAIGGVAGLILAVRGGFFKKIIYTGIGAGGIASLCYPKEAEKFAQQGLIETRKGYVIAYNFVKGIKPGDEIGVEPISNFPTSVAELKDLFADLVDSAKGAIFSSKK; translated from the exons ATGTTCACAAAATTAGTCTACGGAGCAGCAGCACCAATGCTAGCAGCAGTTGCAGTCAAATCTGCTGAATCCCCAAAACCAACATCGTCAACAGAAAATGATTTGGCCTATTACAAATGCAAGCCATCCGAGTTGCCAGTCTATGCTCCATTGCATTCATTGAACAA ACCAAAACCTCCAGCACATCCACCAAAAGATTCCAAAGTCCGTGAAACTTTAGAAAGTGGCGTTCGAGCTGTTCGTGTTGAAGTCACATCGGCCTATAAAGCTGTTGCCCAACAGAAGAAGAATGTCGAGGGAATAATTGCTACCGGAGTGGCTCATTCCCAAT CAACTATTGATTACCTCAATGAACCTGACAATACAATGCCACGAGTTGGTGCTATTGCTATTGGTGGTGTAGCTGGTCTCATTCTGGCCGTTCGAGGAGGATTCTTCAAGAAGATTATTTACACTGGCATCGGAGCCGGTGGCATTGCATCATTGTGCTATCCTAAAGAGGCCGAAAAATTCGCCCAACAAGGGTTGATCGAAACGAGGAAAGGCTATGTTATAgcttataattttgtaaaaggCATTAAGCCTGGAGACGAGATTGGCGTTGAGCCAATCAGTAACTTCCCGACTAGCGTAGCCGAGTTGAAAGATCTATTTGCTGATTTAGTTGATAGTGCCAAAGGAGCGATTTTCTCCAGCAAGAAGTAG
- the LOC129918394 gene encoding tetratricopeptide repeat protein 1 yields MSKTHSTNDDNAASDDEFQDAESRTNAEIVDEIVSKQSELSLQDNDEDNKDFNHLDVIDNENKKSANDIFSDCHDDLIDEEHLRELEKDLSDEQKLKNKEEADTLKQKSNELFKCEQYTESVEMYTNALKLCPLEYTKERSVLYANRAAAKIKLDSKNAAIDDCSKALELNPDYVRACLRRAKLFEDTGKLDESLEDYKKVIELDEGNKEANEALVRLPPLIQERNEKLKEEMLGKLKDLGNMILKPFGLSTNNFEMKQDPSGSYSFNFNQNK; encoded by the exons ATGTCTAAAACACATTCAACAAATGATGATAACGCTGCCAGTGATGATGAATTCCAAGATGCCGAATCGAGAACAAATGCAGAAATTGTCGATGAAATTGTATCCAAACAAAGTGAACTTTCGTTGCAGGACAACGACGAAGACAACAAAGACTTCAATCATCTCGATGTAATCGATAATGAGAATAAAAAATCCGCCAATGATATATTCTCCGACTGTCACGATGATCTCATCGACGAGGAGCATCTGAGAGAATTGGAGAAGGACCTTAGCGATGAACAAAAACTCAAGAACAAAGAAGAAGCAGACACACTCAAACAGAAGAGCAATGAACTCTTTAAATGTGAACAATACACCGAGTCGGTGGAGATGTACACGAATGCCCTCAAACTCTGCCCACTCGAATACACCAAAGAACGGTCTGTTTTGTATGCAAATCGGGCAGCAGCCAAGATTAAATTAGATTCCAAAAATGCAGCAATTGATGATTGTAGCAAAGCACTAGAATTGAATCCAGATTATGTTCGTGCTTGTTTAAG ACGAGCGAAGCTGTTTGAAGACACTGGAAAGTTGGATGAATCTTTGGAAGACTATAAAAAAGTAATTGAATTGGATGAAGGGAACAAAGAAGCCAATGAAGCTTTAGTTCGATTACCTCCGCTAATTCAGGAACGCaatgaaaaacttaaagaagaaATGCTTGGCAAACTGAAAGATCTGGGAAATATGATTTTGAAACCTTTCGGTTTGTCaactaataattttgaaatgaaacaGGATCCTTCTGGATCGTATTCATttaatttcaatcaaaataagTAG
- the LOC129919027 gene encoding uncharacterized protein LOC129919027 — protein sequence MKSKPKKLSSSSGFGSNKSSLNAPNHKSFSKSFSSTKNTNRKEPTIKEKDKTKPIVEDDDKDLNSGFGDYIRSPEAAEMMKLFVVANSVVIILTMAWPGIKEIYKTFEEWWFYKNLNI from the exons ATGAAATCCAAGCCCAAAAAACTATCTTCATCAAGTGGGTTTGGAAGTAACAAGTCTTCATTGAATGCACCAAACCATAAAAGTTTTTCGAAATCATTTTCGTCCACAAAAAATACCAATCGAAAGGAACCAACAATTAAGGAAAAAGACAAGACTAAACCAATAGTTGAGGACGATGATAAGGATTTAAATTCGGGCTTTGGAGATTATATTCGGTCGCCAGAGG CTGCCGAAATGATGAAATTGTTTGTTGTTGCCAATTCAGTTGTCATCATTTTAACTATGGCATGGCCAGGAATAAAGGAAATCTATAAAACATTTGAAGAATGGTGGttctacaaaaatttaaatatctaa
- the LOC129919061 gene encoding radial spoke head 1 homolog, translated as MNDFEENVDECLEDEPQLEPERVGEYLGERNALGERHGKGWAILPNGDQYDGSYRKGIRNGHGLYVFKNGARYLGNYRCGIRHGFGKFIYPDGTFYEGNWNKNQKHGQGTYTYANGDTYSGAWYKGKRHGVGIYKWKDLGVYFEGTWKGGIRVGPCVVQYPKFMFHGWWDYKYPQGPGVFSFDDKHMLHGYYKSESLFKSKEVTTCEKKLDNNLQEIYNEENDDEEEKVIDGEGEEISQVDLDVKPTIWVSQNMTAFDYSLLPQHPVPLPIDDSEVSICDLDSVKMSSSDLEGNSLEPSIIAKQEEEGSAEVVLEEGESQSETECDFDNTLTNI; from the exons ATGaatgattttgaagaaaatgtcgATGAGTGTTTGGAGGATGAACCTCAATTAGAACCGGAACGTGTTGGG gaATACTTAGGAGAACGTAATGCTCTAGGTGAGCGTCATGGAAAGGGTTGGGCTATTCTTCCAAATGGAGATCAATATGATGGATCATACCGAAAAGGTATTAGAAACGGACATGGTTTGTATGTGTTCAAAAATGGAGCACGATATCTTGGTAACTATCGATGTG GAATAAGGCACGGTTTTGGAAAATTCATTTACCCGGATGGTACTTTCTACGAAGGTAAttggaataaaaatcaaaaacacggACAAGGAACCTACACTTATGCCAATGGAGATACATATTCTGGAGCTTGGTATAAAGGCAAACGTCATGGAGTTGGAATATACAAATGGAAGGATTTGGGTGTTTATTTTGAAGGCACATGGAAAGGTGGTATACGTGTTGGTCCGTGTGTTGTTCAATATCCAAAATTCATGTTCCATGGCTGGTGGGATTATAAATATCCTCAAGGACCTGGAGTTTTTAGTTTTGATGATAAGCATATGCTTCATGGGTACTATAAATCTGAGTCTTTGTTTAAATCTAAAGAGGTAACAACTTGTGAGAAAAAGCTTGATAATAATCTTCAAGAAATCTATAATGAAGAGaatgatgatgaagaagaaaaagtcATAGATGGCGAAGGAGAAGAAATTTCCCAAGTTGATCTAGATGTTAAACCAACTATATGGGTCTCTCAAAATATGACAGCATTTGATTATTCTCTCTTACCACAACATCCAGTGCCTTTACCAATTGATGATTCAGAAGTATCAATTTGTGATTTAGATTCAGTGAAAATGTCTTCTTCAGATTTGGAAGGAAACAGTTTGGAGCCATCGATAATAGCAAAGCAGGAGGAAGAAGGAAGTGCCGAGGTTGTTCTCGAAGAAGGAGAATCTCAAAGTGAGACCGAATGCGATTTTGACAATACTTTAACAAATATTTAG
- the LOC129918362 gene encoding probable fatty acid-binding protein — protein MAVWEGKKYKLENSENFDEYMKELGVGMVYRKMGNSVSPTVELKKDGDKYTFTTTSTFKTSSFSFALGEDFDYETLDGRKVTSVVTLDGNTLTQVEKGDKPTTIIREFSPESVVATMTIGDIKCVRTYKAV, from the exons atggcCGTCTGGGAAGGAAAGAAATACAAATTGGAAAACAGTGAAAACTTCGACGAATACATGAAGGAACTTG gTGTTGGCATGGTCTACCGCAAGATGGGTAACAGTGTCTCACCAACCGTTGAATTGAAGAAGGATGGTGATAAATACACCTTCACCACCACCTCAACCTTCAAGACATCATCATTCTCCTTCGCATTGGGTGAAGATTTCGACTACGAAACCCTCGATGGACGCAAAGTAACCAGTGTTGTTACATTGGACGGCAATACTCTTACCCAGGTGGAAAAGGGAGACAAACCAACAACCATTATTCGTGAATTTTCACCAGAAAGTGTGGTTGCAACCATGACCATTGGTGACATCAAGTGCGTTCGAACCTACAAAGCtgtttaa